TTAGCAGTAAAATATCACATAGTATTTCTAGAACAAGATGGAGACTGACAGGAAACTGGGTCATGAAAGGCACCGTGGTGTACACAGAATGAGATGGAGCCTGACTCCACAATTGCAATGTTAAAAGGATGGATGTACAACGAGAAATAGAAGTATTGCTTCCACTGTTTGTATTCTAACATAAGCTAGCCGTCAAAATTCTGCAATTTATCCCAATTAAAGGAAGGAGATAGATCATGGGAATTTCAACATGATCGATGTTGGGTGGACTATTCATACGGAACAACTTACTTTGATTTCAGGCTAGTCGAAGATGTGGAACCTAGAGTTGTAAGATGATGCAGATATATTCTAAAGTAGTACACGAAACACCAATTACGGTGATCATGTGCAGAATAAGAAACACTGGAGTATAATGTATTTAAGATATTTAAATCTAAATGCTCAGGCGTTGTTATGGAGATtaaatgcccgtgcattgctatAGAAGTTCTATTTAATTGCATGAGCTGGTTAGACGCTTGTGTCATTGTAGTACCTAGCTTTGTGCAGATAAAAAAGTACTATCTCAAAATATACAGCAATCAAATCAACTAACCAAAGGATCACGATACATCTGTCTGCTAAATAGAAAGTAGCATAATTGCGGAAATTAATTTCTGGCAACTTAAGAGGTAATCTCAGAGGGTAAATGGACGACCACCAACTCAGATATTATAACAGTAAATATAAGATGTACTACTACAGTTTGTGTTATCCACTTCTAGCATGAGCTTGTGAACAAGAACTGGGGCATCTATAATGATATGGTAGTCCAATTTCAACGGACTATAAACTGGAACCCCAAACAGCGATGGCCAGTTTGGGGCTTGGCTTGTACTAGCCAACTAGGGTTTATCCACCCATACACTGACTACCGCGACAGAGCAATTCCCGACAGCGCGTGCATCTGCATCCAACCAGCGACAGGAACCATCGCAACAAAGCAATTCGCGATCAAACCGCGCAAACTCCTCCAGCAGGCTCAACCTTTCCAGAAAATCAAAGAGGAAAAACGAGGGCTCACTCGTAACTTCGCAGGGAGTTGGATCCTCGCTGCCGTCGGACGGCGGGCGGGCGAGGACGACGGCCGCGGGGGAAGTCTCGGCGTCGTCTGCGGTCGTCTCGAACGACACGGCGTCCTCGACCGCCGCGCCTCCGGCTGGGGCCCAGGTGCTAGTCGCCGTCCATGGCCTCCCCGGGCCTCCCGATCCCGGTGTCCCCATCGATCGTGGTCGCCGCGCCCGCCGCTTGCGCGGAGACGGTGGGTATCGGCGGTGGCGTACCGGTGGTGTTCGCCGTTGGTCGCCTCGCTCACTTCCGGATTCCGCGAGCGCTCGCTCAGTACGCGAATCTGGTGCGGGATCCGATCTTACGGGCCCTCGAAGCAAAGTGCAGAGGATTTGGGTTAGCCGCGTCCTTCGTCGTCCTACCGTTTAGGCCTGTAAAAATGAGGCCGACTCAACCTATGGGCCTCCCGCGCATTGGGCTTCGGCCCGTTTTCAAATCGTTATCCACACCGCGAATGCTCCACCACCGCAGCTGCAGAGGATGCTTCCCGAGCGCGGGCGGCAAAGAGGATGCAGCTCCGCTTCCTCCCGTTGGCCGCGAGCGCCGTGGCCGGAAGGAGCTTCGTCGCCGCTATTCCTCGGACAGTGACGGAGAGAAGGAGGCAGATATGTTGCAACGCGGGCAACTCCTCGtcggagaaggaggagggcggcgagcCTAGCACGGCGGAAGAGGCGCTGCGGCGGCTGGCGGAGCTCGACGCCCAGCTGGAGGGGCTGAAGGAGCCCAAGAtgaggccgccgccgccccctcctcccccggGTAATCATTGCCTTTCCCACCCCGTTCTCCTGGTGCCAAGTTGCCTGCCTCTCCGGTTTTCCATGCATCCATGCTCCCCTGTCCTCCCATTCAATCAGTCGTCTAGAGTTCGAGATCTTCATCGCGGCCAATAACAATTGATTCATGTCAAGTTCGCCGTTCGCGTGTTCTCTGAAATGAAAATTTAGTTGTGCTGCCTAACCTACGGAGAAGAGATGGATCAGTCTCCACTCTGAAACAACTGCTCGATGGAACAGGTCCTCTCATTTGTTAGCCTCGTCACTAACTCTGGTGCATACGTACTTCAGTATACAGTAGTGCTAGTCATTTCTCAAGTACTACACCTACGGGGCTACGAATACGAGTATTTCATTACTGAATGCACAGAAATTGTTCATTTCCTCATTTGTTCTTTCGTAGCAGTACTATGTCCTTTAAAGTTCACAAGTGAGTGCACTAGTAGCACTTACTTTACACTTTACAGCGTAGAGCAATGCTTCTAGATATACCAAGCCCGAGTGATCCGTGCAATTCATCAGTTGCTAGGCCACGACAGCACATTGATCCTCAAGTCGCTTCCTACTTTTTCTAGGGGAGTACTGTGTGCTTgctagcatagcatgtatggaagtACTTCCCATCACAGTCCATGCCATTGCTTTGCCGTTCGCGTGTTCTCTGAACTAAAAATTTAGCTGGGCTGCATAATCTACGGAGAAGAGATGGACCGATCTTCAATAGACTCTGAAACAACTGCTCGATGGAACAGGCCATTTGTTAGCCTCGAGCCTCGTCGCCAACTTTGGTGCAAACTTCGGTATACACTATACAGTAGTGCTAGTCATTTCTCATGTTGTAGTACCTATGAATAGGAGAAGTATCGTTTCATTACACAATGCACACGAACAGTTCATTTCCTCATTTGTTCTTCAAAGTTTAAGTGCGTGCAGTAGCACAGTAGTGCTTACTTTACAGCGTAGAGCAATGCTTCTAGATATACCAAGCCACAGTGATCCGTAGCGTACAATTCGCCAGTTGCTAAGCAACGACAGCACAATGATCCTCAAGTCACTTCCTACTTTTTCTAGGGGGGTATCCTTACTAGCATAGCATGTACTATGAAAGTACTTCCCATTATAGTCCATGCCATTGCTTTGCCTGCTTGATCACTTCTCTGTATGGGTACTTATGTTCAATTTTGTTAGCACAGACCCTTTCATGGACCGCGATATGATAATACAGCGAGGACGCCCAAGTGATGAGCTCCCGGAAATGACACCGGCCTACGTGACGTTCTCGACTCTGGCAATTTTTATCTTGACCATCTTCACCAACGTGGTGTTCAACGTGTACATCAAGCCTTCCGTGGACGGCGCCGATCAGCCGGTGAGGATCCAGAGAGTGCCTCTGGCCGATCCTAGCTTCCAGCAGCCCGGCAATTCTAGTGGTAGCTCGTAGACATATATGCAGGACACGATAATACAGTTTGGTAGATACAGTGTGAAGGGCTGTGCTTTGCAAGTTAACTCAAGTCATGTGCCTCATATTTGCATCATGATGTATTTAATACCCACATGCTCTAAACGAGCTATGTTTTGCTGGCCTCCACATTGAGGGCTTCATTATGATGCAATGTGCTGCTGCATGTGCCCATGGGACTTCACCTGTACTATGTATATCCATTTTTTCTTTCGGTTAGCAGCTTCCATCGACTCAATGATGATCAATCAATTACAGTCAGCAACACAATGATCTCCTTGATTGAATATATCAGACCCAACTTCTGAACCAATTAATTGTATCAGCGGTGATCATGGACGCTAAACTTGGAGAGCAAATTGCCTCTTCTCGCACTAATCAGCAGATGGCGAGGCAAATTGTTAGCAGCAACATGCATATGCTGACGCCAAAATTCCAAAAACGCCGACATGGATGAGCTGTGGACAATGGTCGTGCGGCACGCGACAGAGGCGGAGCAGCAGGTTACGTAGCGTACGCCCGTGGTAGCGGTCCCGGGCTCTGCGATCTTCTACTGTGTCGCTACTGATTTCTTGCAGCTGTGTATAACCTTATATGGAGTACTGTACTATTTCTTTGGCTCTCTTGATTTAATTTTTCTCTCCTTTCTTGTATTTGGCTTGTTTCGTCCGGAATATACACCGGCTCTGCTCTACCCTGTCGGCAGTTCTTGGTTCCCGTAAAGATCACACAGCTTTCTCGTTGCCTTTCGCTTTCCCTATGCAAGATTCTCAGTTGCTTTCCTATCGTAGACACAGTACGTCTTGGTTTTTTTTTTTGAACCGTGACACAGTACATCTTGGTTTGTCTCCTATTTCATCACAGCTCGAGTCATTTTAATTTCCTCTTTAGTTTCGTTTGAAATACTACTACTCGTGTGAATCGGAGGGGGGTACTACTATTTTTTACTGCGTCTGATTTCGATGTGGCGACACAACAGACCAAACTTTGACCCTAGTTTGAACCTCGCATGTAGGCCTTCCATGCTGTCCCTGTTTATTTCCCCttctttatttatttctttattcaTTTCCCTTATCTTGTTCTAACCCAACCTCGAACAAATACCTGGGCGTGTTTGTTTAGAGGAATCTCGTAACATGGACACCATAATTTATCTCTGCCAAAAGAGAACATACTTCAACTCTCTCTGGATCGAGTCACCGAGTTCCAGTCCAGCTACCAACATCTCACGTGCCGTCACCCAAGCACTTGTGTTTTTCCCTCCTTTTTTTTTCTTGAGGGAGAGCTTGTATTTTCCTAGTACTAGTATTTTGTATGAAAAAGTTTGTCCCTTAATTAGACGTGTCTAGCACCaaattagtgctagatacatccatagAAACAAGCTTGAGACAAACTTTTTCGGACAGAGGACGTAGTTTTTTGTACTGCTACAAAGCGGTGTTGCGGGTACAATCTAGCTCTCCTCACGAGAAACTCCTCTCAGGACGATGGTCTTCTTGCCTCCCGTCGGCGTTCCCGCTGATCCACACTGTCTTAGGGTCATGGAGGCGGATGGACCTCGGCCCTTGTTGATGAAGGGCTCCTGCTCCGTTTTCAGATTCTTTTTTAATGGttgattagggtttgtgtcctatttAGGAAGACGAGATGACGACAACTCCCTGTAGTTGGAATAAGGTCCTCCCACTTAGTTCCTGTTTTGGCCGTGCGTATAGCGTCGTTGGAAGGTGTGTGGAGGTCTGTCTCTGGCGTTTTCGTGGGATTTGGTCAGTATTGATCTTCGGTGGATCTCCATGGATTCAGTCTTGGTGCGTCTACATTCTTGTGTCTACAAATTGGATTCTTCTGATCTATGCTTGTCTTCATCGGAGATGATGGTTGTTCTAGTGGGCTGGTCTTGTGGGGTCTTAGCACGAGGACTTTCGGattgtctactacaataagttttGCTTGACACCGGTGAAGAAGGGACGGTGATGACGGCGTGTCTTTCTTCAatgcttatagtcgtcgctaggtgatcAATTGagctggatgtaatttttattatttctaatgtTCTTCATACTGTCATGACAGTTGATAAATGCTCCCTCCGTTTCATATGGTAAGACCTTTTGTGACACCCTAGAGTATGTGACGGAGGGGATAGACGGAAAGTT
This region of Triticum aestivum cultivar Chinese Spring chromosome 2D, IWGSC CS RefSeq v2.1, whole genome shotgun sequence genomic DNA includes:
- the LOC123052361 gene encoding uncharacterized protein — its product is MQLRFLPLAASAVAGRSFVAAIPRTVTERRRQICCNAGNSSSEKEEGGEPSTAEEALRRLAELDAQLEGLKEPKMRPPPPPPPPDPFMDRDMIIQRGRPSDELPEMTPAYVTFSTLAIFILTIFTNVVFNVYIKPSVDGADQPVRIQRVPLADPSFQQPGNSSGSS